The Actinosynnema mirum DSM 43827 genomic interval AGGTTGTGGTGTTCTTGGTCAACCGGCATCGGCACGAGTCGGTTGAGGTTGGGTTCGAGGGTGGGGAGCGGGGGGTTGTCGAGGCTTGGGTGTTGGGGGATGAGGACAGTGGGGCGATCAACACTGCTTTGCAACCGGAGAGGGTGAAGCCGAGGGGGTTGGGGGTTGAGCGGGATGGGACGGCGGTGCGGGTTGTCCTGCCGCCGGTTTCGTGGGGGGTGGTTCGGATGGGGGGAGATGTGAGGGGAGAGATGTGAGGGGGGAGATGTGAGGGGAGAGATGTGAGGGGGGAGATGTGAGGGGAGAGATGTGAGGGTGGAGATGTGAGGGGAGAGGTGTGAGGGGGGAGAGTTGAAGGGTGAAGAGCTGAAGAGCTACAAGCACGCCTCGCCGGCGGGGCAGACCTCCAAAAAAGAGGGGACGGGCTCTGTCGGCCGGTGACCGTTCTGTTGGTGGTCCGGTTGTACCCCTGCGGTGGTCCGGGTCCCTCTTTCCCGTGTGGCCTCCTTTCAGGCAAGCACGCTCGTCAAGACGCCGTTTGACACCCCGGTCTGCCGCATAGTGCGGCGGCATCTTGACGAGCGTGCTCGGGCTTCGCCAGGCCAAACGGGAAAGAGGGACGCGGGATGGGGGCTGCGTGGGCTCGCTGCGCTCGCCCCGCAGCCCGCGAGTGCGGTGGCTACTTGGTGCGGTTTGCTGCCGCCCGTTCCCCCAGCGCGGTCAGCACCGCGTCGTCGTAGCCCGTCCGCTGGAACGGCATCAGGGTTGTGATGCCGTTGTCCTCGTGCACCACCACCTCCGTGTCCAGGGAGCCCAGCAGGGCTTCCGCCAGGGAGGCGTTCACGCCTGAGAGCACCGCCAGGGCCTGGCCGCTCAGCCAGTCTGAGCGGGGGAGGGGGACCGGCAGCGGGAGGACCAGGGTTGAGCGGCCTTGCAGGGCGGCGATCCTGCGGAGCATCTGGGTGTACTCCAGGACTTCCGGGCCGCCGATCTCGTAGGTCTTGCCCGCCGTCTTGGGGTTTTCCACCGCGCCTGCCAGGTAGCGGACCGCGTCTGCCACTGCGATCGGTTGGCAGCGGGTTCTGGCTTCCGGTGGGGCGAGGATCAGGGGGGCGTGCTCCACCAGGGACAGGAGCATCGACCAGGACGCGCCGCCGTGGCCGATCACCACGGCGGCGCGCAGCACTGTCACCGGGACGCCCGCGCAGGTCAGCATCGACTCGACCTCGCGTCTGCTCCTCAGGTGCTCGGACAGGGCGCCGTTGCCCAGTCCGCCCAGGTAGACGATCCGGCGCACGCCCGCCTCCGCGCACGCCCTGGCGAAGGACCTCGCCGCTCGGGCGTCCGACTCCCGGTAGTCCCGGTCGGACAGGCCGTGCACGAGGTAGCAGGCCACCTCGCAGTCGCGGGCCGCTTCGATGAGGCCGCGCTCGTCGGTCACGTCCCC includes:
- a CDS encoding NAD(P)H-binding protein, with the protein product MRVLVTGASGFVGGRLCAALESAGHEVRAMTRRPDEYRGAGVPVRGDVTDERGLIEAARDCEVACYLVHGLSDRDYRESDARAARSFARACAEAGVRRIVYLGGLGNGALSEHLRSRREVESMLTCAGVPVTVLRAAVVIGHGGASWSMLLSLVEHAPLILAPPEARTRCQPIAVADAVRYLAGAVENPKTAGKTYEIGGPEVLEYTQMLRRIAALQGRSTLVLPLPVPLPRSDWLSGQALAVLSGVNASLAEALLGSLDTEVVVHEDNGITTLMPFQRTGYDDAVLTALGERAAANRTK